In Antechinus flavipes isolate AdamAnt ecotype Samford, QLD, Australia chromosome 3, AdamAnt_v2, whole genome shotgun sequence, a genomic segment contains:
- the PAQR7 gene encoding membrane progestin receptor alpha isoform X2, producing the protein MATAVAQKLSRFFPSVRQLGQMPRLLGELASPLPDSTVGRAEVPRLFWKPYIYSGYRPLHRTWRFYFLSLFQKHNEAVNVWTHLVAALVLLLRLACFAGTVDFVGDPHARPLFLIVLASITYLLFSALAHLLQAKSEFWHYSFFFLDYVGVAVYQFGSALAHFYYAIEPAWHARVAAIFLPAAAFLAWLSCAGSCYTKYRQLPGLLGRICQEMPSGLAYALDISPVVHRIYVAQALGQEDPAVLYHKCQVAFFLLAAAFFSACSPERWFPGKCHIFGQGHQLFHVFLVLCTLAQLEAVALDYEARRSIYEGLHRRAPHNFSALFLLTVICSVLTALFLSHRVKQELNSKED; encoded by the coding sequence ATGGCCACAGCTGTAGCCCAGAAACTCAGTCGCTTCTTCCCCAGTGTCCGGCAGCTGGGACAGATGCCCAGGCTCCTGGGGGAGCTGGCTTCCCCCCTGCCAGACAGCACTGTGGGCCGGGCTGAGGTGCCCCGCCTCTTCTGGAAGCCATATATCTACTCAGGCTACCGGCCCCTGCATCGCACCTGGCGTTTCTACTTCCTGAGCCTTTTCCAAAAGCACAACGAGGCCGTCAACGTTTGGACCCACCTGGTGGCTGCCCTGGTGCTGCTCCTGCGCCTAGCATGCTTTGCGGGCACTGTGGACTTTGTGGGTGACCCCCACGCCCGGCCCCTCTTCCTCATTGTCCTTGCCTCTATCACCTACCTGCTTTTCAGTGCCCTGGCCCACCTCCTTCAGGCCAAGTCTGAGTTCTGGCATTACAGCTTCTTCTTTTTGGACTATGTGGGTGTGGCCGTGTACCAGTTTGGCAGTGCCCTGGCCCATTTCTACTACGCCATCGAGCCCGCCTGGCATGCTCGTGTGGCGGCCATCTTCCTGCCTGCTGCCGCCTTCCTTGCCTGGTTATCTTGCGCTGGCTCCTGCTACACCAAGTACCGCCAGTTGCCCGGGCTGCTGGGCCGCATTTGCCAGGAGATGCCCTCAGGATTGGCTTATGCCTTGGACATCAGCCCGGTGGTGCATCGCATCTATGTGGCTCAGGCCCTGGGCCAGGAGGACCCTGCTGTGCTCTACCACAAGTGCCAAGTGGCTTTCTTTCTTCTGGCGGCCGCCTTCTTTTCTGCCTGCTCTCCGGAGAGGTGGTTTCCCGGCAAGTGCCACATCTTTGGGCAGGGCCACCAGCTGTTCCATGTCTTCCTGGTGCTGTGCACACTGGCTCAGCTTGAAGCCGTGGCCCTGGACTATGAGGCCCGGCGGTCCATCTACGAAGGGCTCCACCGCCGTGCCCCCCACAACTTCTCAGCCCTCTTCCTCCTCACTGTGATCTGTAGTGTTCTCACAGCCCTCTTCCTCAGCCACCGTGTGAAGCAAGAGCTCAACAGCAAAGAGGACTGA
- the PAQR7 gene encoding membrane progestin receptor alpha isoform X1, producing MIMGSLPSAPTMATAVAQKLSRFFPSVRQLGQMPRLLGELASPLPDSTVGRAEVPRLFWKPYIYSGYRPLHRTWRFYFLSLFQKHNEAVNVWTHLVAALVLLLRLACFAGTVDFVGDPHARPLFLIVLASITYLLFSALAHLLQAKSEFWHYSFFFLDYVGVAVYQFGSALAHFYYAIEPAWHARVAAIFLPAAAFLAWLSCAGSCYTKYRQLPGLLGRICQEMPSGLAYALDISPVVHRIYVAQALGQEDPAVLYHKCQVAFFLLAAAFFSACSPERWFPGKCHIFGQGHQLFHVFLVLCTLAQLEAVALDYEARRSIYEGLHRRAPHNFSALFLLTVICSVLTALFLSHRVKQELNSKED from the exons atgaTTATGGG CTCTCTGCCCTCAGCTCCCACCATGGCCACAGCTGTAGCCCAGAAACTCAGTCGCTTCTTCCCCAGTGTCCGGCAGCTGGGACAGATGCCCAGGCTCCTGGGGGAGCTGGCTTCCCCCCTGCCAGACAGCACTGTGGGCCGGGCTGAGGTGCCCCGCCTCTTCTGGAAGCCATATATCTACTCAGGCTACCGGCCCCTGCATCGCACCTGGCGTTTCTACTTCCTGAGCCTTTTCCAAAAGCACAACGAGGCCGTCAACGTTTGGACCCACCTGGTGGCTGCCCTGGTGCTGCTCCTGCGCCTAGCATGCTTTGCGGGCACTGTGGACTTTGTGGGTGACCCCCACGCCCGGCCCCTCTTCCTCATTGTCCTTGCCTCTATCACCTACCTGCTTTTCAGTGCCCTGGCCCACCTCCTTCAGGCCAAGTCTGAGTTCTGGCATTACAGCTTCTTCTTTTTGGACTATGTGGGTGTGGCCGTGTACCAGTTTGGCAGTGCCCTGGCCCATTTCTACTACGCCATCGAGCCCGCCTGGCATGCTCGTGTGGCGGCCATCTTCCTGCCTGCTGCCGCCTTCCTTGCCTGGTTATCTTGCGCTGGCTCCTGCTACACCAAGTACCGCCAGTTGCCCGGGCTGCTGGGCCGCATTTGCCAGGAGATGCCCTCAGGATTGGCTTATGCCTTGGACATCAGCCCGGTGGTGCATCGCATCTATGTGGCTCAGGCCCTGGGCCAGGAGGACCCTGCTGTGCTCTACCACAAGTGCCAAGTGGCTTTCTTTCTTCTGGCGGCCGCCTTCTTTTCTGCCTGCTCTCCGGAGAGGTGGTTTCCCGGCAAGTGCCACATCTTTGGGCAGGGCCACCAGCTGTTCCATGTCTTCCTGGTGCTGTGCACACTGGCTCAGCTTGAAGCCGTGGCCCTGGACTATGAGGCCCGGCGGTCCATCTACGAAGGGCTCCACCGCCGTGCCCCCCACAACTTCTCAGCCCTCTTCCTCCTCACTGTGATCTGTAGTGTTCTCACAGCCCTCTTCCTCAGCCACCGTGTGAAGCAAGAGCTCAACAGCAAAGAGGACTGA